One region of Eleutherodactylus coqui strain aEleCoq1 chromosome 5, aEleCoq1.hap1, whole genome shotgun sequence genomic DNA includes:
- the LOC136629017 gene encoding oocyte zinc finger protein XlCOF22-like, which translates to MEKDRNKMAESILNLTLEILFQLTGEDYTVVKKTCSDDCQAPVCDGWGRPLSPIMGPPPHPLIHEDINVQKILGLTNKMIELLTGEVPIRCQDVTVYFSMEEWEYLEGHKDLYKEAMMETHQPLTSADDGIGSSEEHLISAEDCGVTDDTYEEPAIIPDIPSTLHSKDPSSDPLLQIPSSHSSQTNKQKKNHRRGEHQKAHTGRRISSCSECGKCFTKLANLVRHQRTHTGEKPFSCSECGKCFREKAVLVVHQRSHTGEKPYLCSECGKPFTVKSHLVVHQRIHAGEKPFSCPQCGKCFSVKSDLAKHQRIHTGEKPFSCSQCGKCFTQLSHLVKHQRSHTEEKSLSCSECGKYVSTKSALANHQRIHTGEKPLSCSEYEKSYTNKSSLVHQITCTVKKPCSCSECGKCFKYKSCLVTHQRIHTGEKPFSCSECGKCFNQKSNLVAHQRTHTGEKPFSCSECGKCFIQKSNFVAHQRIHIGEKPFSCPECRKCFTHKLYLVTHQKIHTGEKPFSCSKCGKCFTQKSSLVTHQRTHTGEKPFSCPECGKRFTTKSELTKHLRTHTEEKPC; encoded by the exons atggagaaggacagaaacaagatggcggagagtatattaaatctcaccctagagatactcttccagcttactggggag gattacacagtagtgaagaagacctgtAGTGATGACTGtcaggcccctgtgtgtgatggatggggaagacctctgagcccaatcatggggcccccacctcaccccctgatacatgaggacatcaatgtacagaagattctaggaCTCActaacaagatgattgagctgctgactggagag gttcctataaggtgtcaggatgtcactgtctatttctccatggaggagtgggagtatttagaaggacacaaggatctgtacaaggaggccatgatggagacccaccagcCGCTCACATCAGCAG atgacggtatCGGGAGCTCAGAGGAACATCTTATATCTGCAGAAGATTGTGGTGTCACCGacgatacatatgaagaacctgccattatcccagatatcccctcaACCCTTCACAgtaaagatccatcatctgatcctcttttACAGATCCCATCTTCTCATTCATCACAGACTaataagcagaagaaaaatcacagaaggGGAGAACATCAAAAAGCTCACACAGGCAGGAGGATAtcttcatgctcagaatgtgggaaatgttttaccaagtTAGCAAATCTTGTAagacatcaaagaactcacacaggggagaaaccattttcatgttcagaatgtgggaaatgttttagagagaaAGCAGTTCTTGTTGTGCACCAgcgaagtcacacaggggagaagccgtatttatgttcagaatgtggaaaacctTTTACTgtaaaatcacatcttgttgttCATCAAAGAATTCATGCAGGAGAGAAACCCTTTTCATGTCCacaatgtggtaaatgtttttcTGTTAAATCAGACCTTGCaaaacatcaaagaattcacacaggggaaaaaccattttcatgttctcaatgtgggaaatgttttacccaattATCACATCTTGtcaaacatcagagaagtcacacagaagagaagtcattatcatgttcagaatgtggaaaatatgTTTCTACTAAATCAGCTCTTGCAAaccatcaaagaattcacacaggagaaaagccactTTCATGTTCAGAATATGAAAAATCTTATACAAATAAATCAAGTCTTGTACATCAGATAACTTGTACAGTGAAGAAGCCgtgttcatgttcagaatgtgggaaatgttttaaatataaatcatgtcttgttacacatcagagaattcacacaggggagaagccattttcatgttcagaatgtgggaaatgttttaaccagaaatcaaatcttgttgcgcatcagagaactcacacaggagagaagccgttttcgtgttcagaatgtggaaaatgttttatccAGAAATCAAATTTTGTTgcgcatcagagaattcacataggggagaagccattttcatgtccagaatgtaggaaatgttttacccataaattatatcttgttacacatcagaaaattcacacaggagagaagccgttttcatgttcaaaatgtgggaaatgttttacacagaaatccagtcttgttacacatcaaagaactcacacaggagagaagccgttttcatgtccagaatgtgggaagcgTTTTACTACTAAATCCGAACTTACAAAACATCTAAGAactcacacagaagagaagccatGTTAA